A segment of the Elaeis guineensis isolate ETL-2024a chromosome 6, EG11, whole genome shotgun sequence genome:
ttttatcgatattttgtattatgaTGCATtccaaaagataaaaatatctaatGAACAACTAAAGCGGGCCAATGCACTGCTAGTCGGATTCTACGATAATTTGATAGCTGTTGAAGATAAGTGAAACTGCTCATAACCACATAAAAATCACCTCAGCAGGCTGTTGTGCTGTTGAACTTCCTAGTAATCCAAATGCCTTCTACGTACAATGCCATATTTGGTTTGTTCGATGATGTGTTCGATCTTTGAGTATGTGACGGATACCGAGCATCATGACAGGATAACTTGGGATGTGTACCCTACGCAGTAGTGATGTCATTGGTAGATGTTTGACCACATAAGGTTGGCACTTAGATGAAGTCAGTGTCATAAGCTTTTGACCGATCGGCCTCATTGCTGCCCCGAATTCCTACAAGCTATATTGTGATTCCTATGAACTAGCCTATAGATCGGGAACCACGATATCACTAGTGTGCAGACGATGATGAATTGGCATTCGTTGCAACAGCCTACTACTTTTTTAGATGCGGACAACTGGCTCTATAACAACCTGCTGACACCTACTACTCTAGCTCCGACACCCACTACTTTGGCTCCGACAAATGCTAATCGCTTAACAAACTTTCCTATAAAATGAAagatacgaagaagaaaggaggATTCTGAACCCTACTCACTCTCACCATCTTTCTTCGTTGTTCTCCCTCTCTGACTCTTTTTGACTTAACTATTAGAGGTTCCCCATCGAAGAACCCCCACTTCTTCTTCGATGTGTGTGGACTTTTTTTGCAGCTCCTCAAGGTCTAGATCAATACTCGACTACTCCAGCTTGGCGGCGACCTGAGCTATCCTACCACCTCATCACTTCATCGTAGAGGTACAGCAATAGGTTCTATCTAAAATTATGGTCAACGGTGTTCCAAGTCTTAATCCTACCTTGATTTGCCTTGACAAGAATTCCAATCTAGCTTACCAATCAGTTCTTCCAGTGGGAAACAGTTGAGTAGCTAATGATTATTTCAAGCTAACTAGTTATTGGATGCAGCCTTGACTGAACTCCTTTTTCCAACTACCTCAAAAGAAATTTGACTCAAACAACCGTTTTGTGTGGAACGTAGAATATTTTCCCCATGGTGGTAGCATAAATTAGATTTTCCATGCCCCTCGTGATCCTACTAGCAATGATTCTACTAGCTAGCAGAATCGTGAGATCTTGGAGATGATATCCTCTTGTTGCCACAAAAAAGTGAGCTGGAATCAAGAACAACAATGCCAGTCCTTTAATTGGCTCCACTATCCAATATAGTGCCATTAAAATTAATCTTGAGGAAGTTAGAGGATGGAGGCCTCAAAGTGATGTGAATCATATTGACGTGCACAGTTGGTGCGAGGAAGGAGTCCGGATTTCTTCTAGTTGTCAAGAACCATTGTAAGGCATTTGATTGGATGAACTCTGAAGCTTACAGTTGGGTTTTCATGAAAGTAATCTAAAGAGCTCTAATTTGCATCCTCAAATATGCAGCTTTTCCTGGCTAACCTAATTATATAAGTAACATAATAAATCATTATCATATTGCTAATCTCTTTACCTCTTCGCGATCCACTTTTCAAGTACCTAAGAATATGTCCAGTAATTAGGTGGGATCCAGGATTATACCAATTAGAAGCCAACCACGACATCCAATGCGCTGTTGGGCACTCAGAAGTTCTGGCGCTGAGCTCATCTATCTTCGAGCAGCAATCCGAACGAGGGATTATAAGAGTTCCTTCCCCAAAGCAAAATACTGTGACAGTCCTTGGATTTGACTTTGAAGGAAGCTGATTCTTTTAgagtttattatttaaataattaaaaaaaatatttattaaaataatatattttttaatttatttataaaaataatttaaatttatgaaacatcatttcaaatgatttttatATGTACACGTCATCATCTTCTCTGTTCTATGTGgatggtcaaaaaaaaaaattaaatcatcatttgaaatgatatttttgaaaatattatttcaaatgacGTTTTCGAATACGTCATTTCAAAtgatgattttaattatttattttaaaaaataaaaataaaaataaatattataatttttaatttataaaaaaaataaaaattttaattttgattcaaataaaaatcgttatttcaaattatttttttaaaaaatatctaaaaaatagatctaaaaaataaaaaataaaaaaaatcataaaaaaaagaaaaaaaaaaaagaatggaaaaaaaataaaaattataattctaaatttaaaaaaataaaaataaaatttaaatttaaataaaaatcatcatttttatttataatttctatttcaaattaatttttaaaaaaatatttcaaaaaaaaatttaaaaaaaataaaaaataaaaaataaaaaatattataaaaaaaataaaaaaaaagggaaaaaacacCACTTGCACTAGCGAGTTCGCTGGACTACAGAAATATCCCGCTGTGAGCACGGAGTCTCGTCGGTACTGCACGGCGACGCTCTCGTTCTATCGGTTCTGGCAAAGCTTTATAACTACTCCAACGTTCTCCGGTCAGAGAATCCAGACTCCGATGAAAGACTCCACACCCCACAACATCCACCGTTTGCTCTTCCTCTCGACCCCTTCCGATGACACCATGGCATCGAATCTACCAACGCCTTCCCATCTCCTCACCAAACTCCCCCAAGTCCTCTTCCTCTCCGCCCTTTTCACTACCATCTACGCCCACCATGGGGCCACCCAGACCCCCATCTACGTGTGCGACACCGACTCCAGCTACACCACCAACAGCACCTACCACTCCaacctcaacctcctcctcccctccctctcctccGCCACCCGTTCCACCGGCTTCGCCACCCTGTCCAAGGGCCAGCCCCCCGACCAAGTCTTCGGCCTCGCCCTCTGCCGCGGCGACGTCTCCCAAGACGAGTGCCGATCTTGCCTCTCCACCGCCGACCAAGACCTCCTCCATCTCCGCCCCTCGGGGAAGTCCGCGGCCATTTGGCCCGAGAACTGCTTCCTCCGCTACTCCAACCGCAGCTTCTCCTCCTCCTTATCCGATGACATCTCATTCAGCGAGATCGTCTGCGATGTCGGGAACGTATCGGAACCGACGAGGTTCGAGCACTTGGTGAGCGAGCTATTGAACAATTGACGGAGCAGGCGGCGTACCAGTCGGCGCTTATGTTCGCACCCCGGGGGCAGAATTCATGACCTCGACGACGCTGTACGGGCTGGTGCAGTGCATGAGAAATCAGTCGGGAGACGAATGTTATGGGTGCCGACGGTGTCGGCCGGAAATATACCCAATTATTGTTGGGGAGTCGGTCTTGGGATGCAATTGCTTATTGAGGTTTGACATCAACCCTTTCTACAACGAGTCTGTCGGGGCGGCGCCGCCACCTCCTCCACCGGATGATACGGTCTCTCCGCCTCCGAAGGGAAGCACTCCACCAGGAAAGGAAAGGGGTaacaagagattttgttaccatTTATTCTTTTGATAGGAGAGCTTGAAGTATCCTTCCAGGGTAACTTGCTGCTATAATTCCATCAAATGAAGCTAGCTGTCTCCCCTGAGATGCACTAAGATTACGGGGATTCAGCTGAAAATACATCTCCCGAATCGCAAGGGACAAGTGTCCATCAGAATCATAGCAGCATGCTGCCCTGGTTCCACCGCCTAAACCTCACCACCTATCGTGGTGGCATCACAGGAGAAATGAGCTGCATAGCATCTGATTGACCCCTCGATTTCACATAACAAAACTCTCAAAATTTCATTCATCATTCTGAAGCCAGTTGCATTTTAGGACTAATGAAGCAAGATTAATTACCGATCAaaccatttattttattttatttttccgaATCTTGCATTATAGCACACTACATCCATCCCACATCACTTGCATATGCTTTCTGATCATATTCATGGATTCATCTACACAGCTGGATGCTGTTCATAATCTTCATCTTTAGTCCGTTTGTTAGACTTTTGCAACTCACAACTAGCaacaaaaaattgaaatcaacTTTCTCATGACTATGAGTAATTCTCACTTGATTAAGGGCAAAGCAATATTTGAAATAGGAAACATCCCCCGACTAGTCATGCATAGGCTCATTGGAATATGTACGTAGGTTAGTAAAATTAAGAGGGTAAGATGGAGAAAGCTACCCTGTTTTGATTGGTGTTAAGGAGAAAAAGGCTTCTgtaaagtttttagaatgaaaattttACTTTAAGAAAAGAATGCAAGAAGAGATGTTTgagataaaagattttttttttttgtgatggatTCAACCTTAGATTGTTGTTGCCAATGGATGTCAAACTTTTATTGTACACATTCTTCATTTACTTTATGTCATCTCACGCTTAATTAATTCACATACTAAATTTTGTTTAGCTagaatgaattgcatatatggcTCATCTGTTGGTTTAGAGCACTTAGATAAACACAAGTTACATGAAAGTTTGTATGCTAtcctcaaattttataaaatttggatAGGATTCTATTttgtttcctcttttttttccacTATCACAAGAAGCAATCTTCAAAATGTCGATAACAATTATTCACATCACAATTTTTTGATGGGCATGTCATATCCTAAATCCGAGACATAATACAGCCATGCTATCGAAGGATACCGTCCTCAATAACACGAAGTCTAttaatcataatcagctaaaatctatcataaataaaatataataaaagatttaattttatcattcatcaagtaattaaattaaaattggttcagagcatcataatccaaaattaaatattaaatttatgtcttaaaattataaataattaactataaGTCTATAATTATCAAATAAACTAAGTTTcagctataaaattttcaagcttactATGCAGACTCTCAAGTCTGGATCCTCCATCATTTTTGTTAGACCAAAATTGGCCCATGTGATGATGTGTTCAACCTTTGAAGACATGGCGGACACTTGGCATTGTGACGAGGACAATGTGAGACATGTGCCCTATGCAGTAGTGACATCATCGATAGATGGCTGACCACGTGAGGTTGGTAGTTGGACGAAGTCAGTATCATTGTCTTTTAGCCAACCTAGCCTCATTGCACCCCAGATCCCTACAAGCTCCATTGCGGTTCCTATGAACTAATCTACAGATCGAGGACCATGGATAATCACTGGTGTGTGAATGATGATGAGTTGGCATTCTGTTGCAACGGCCCACTACTTTCTTAGATGTGGATAACTGGATCTATAACAACCTACTGACATCCACTATCTTGCTCTGACAGCCACTGCTCTAGCTTCGACAAGCATTAACTGCCTAGCAAACATTCCTATAAAAGGAAAGGATTGGAGGAAAAAGAAAGAATTCTAGATATTCTACTCATTTTCATCATCTTTCTTCACTATTCTTcctttataattttttctgacttaACCATCGGAGGATCTCCTATCGGAGAAATCCCACCTTCTCCAACGTGTGCAGACTTTCTTGCAAGTCCTTGAGGTCCAGACCAATACTCGACTACTCCAACTTGACGGCAACTCTAGCTATCTTGCCACCTCATCACTTTATTGAAAAGGTACAGCAACAGATTGGTACTAGAGAAAGGGCATTCATCTCATTTTCTAAAGATGATAGTGAAAATCCGATTGTAAAATCATcttacactacaagaaaataagttattagctacaaaaaattttcatcgctaataagccaaattcgtcgctaataataattagcaacaaaaattttatcgctaaaatttcatcgtaaaaaataccatcattgataatattttacgatgaaaatttcttttcatcgccaataaaagtaatttacaatgaaatattttcatcataaaaaactaaaaatgaaaaaacttattcataaaaaaaataatttatgatgaaaataacaatcactaataaataataaattaatagtgatgaaaatatattcgTCGCTATTATTTCGAActttttagcgacaaaaattttcatcattaaaaattttatttaattaaaaaataaaaattaaaaaactttagCGACTAatatttacgtcataaataaatatttttttgataaaattttacatcactaataattatttgtgataaaaaatttttcgtcactgttaattatatattttttgaaaaattaaatcatttttataattttttttgtgatgaatatttcatcgataataattttatcgctaattatttttttttaaattttgacatatttttttaagttatatgtataatattttttataaattaagaaatttgaataaaaaatttacacaataaaatgataaataaattttattattttattatatcaaattaaaattataaaagttttaaaaaaatatatatcaaagagCCATCACATATCGGCATGTGGAGAATGAGGTAGGGatgtgttgctccttgaattgattatgatgattacaaagtatttgagggggttactaatgattttgacttgaaaaaagtttattgtatttcagagacaaaatcgtaattttactaagttttgattcggaagccttaagagcaagaatagaagatttgtaatctattggagataatttcaatatttttggatgtgtattttgaaagaaaattatatttataaatttgagtcgactcaaaagggctgaacggcatgctgattttttgactggcacaccctatgagtcgacccatgagtcgatccctgtgcatgagtcgacctctgctgctgtgtaggccaaaattacagaacagtcattttctgttctgtgccacagaagtcgaccccatgagtcgactcatgtgtatgagtcgaccctatgagtcgacccctgtgatggaaaaactccgcaacggctagtttttagctcgttttgGCTGCATTGAATGtctatttaatgtgctccaatggctctatttcagctcagattactctccatcatcatttgaagttataaaaagggacttaaaggagggaatcaataaggttttaaaaaggttcttcaagtattcatttcagccctaaaaaaaggccctcttgaagttaaagaagctttgatTTCAAGTCCACCAACtcttcaagagctcattcaagtcttcaaccaccttgagagaaatcagaaaagcttccttcttattgtgtaaagtatatttaaagctttattcgctcattaaaggagctacatctatatttttgtgtgattaattgttatactctgttttgagttgatattttgttttagaaggattccaaaatatgaaaagattgatccgaaccttgaatcagattgtattgggttgcttgtatccaaaaaataagtgttctagcttggaatagctagagtcgaggTTCCGACGTTATATTCtgattgaatacggtttagtagatttgaattcccaagtaggagcttggggagtggatgtaggtgcaagattggcaccgaaccactataaatctttttgtttgtgttgtgcttacttgctctccttttaaatttctctatcttcttgcattcttgcatccaatttctacaccttgcataattttcactctccatatttatcttgctcattgttatataatcttcatagttgtaaattaattttaaatttttagaaacctaattcaccccccctcttgggttgcatagctggcaacaagtggtatcagagctcgatgctctagccctactttgatttaaccatcaaagagctaaagatctatggcaactcaagttgatgcttcactagccgagggcagTCCACAAATCGGCCTCCACttttaatgggtcaaattatatctATTGAAAGCTCGGacgaaaatctttattcaagtacttgactatgatatgtggagtatcatagtaaatggaccacacacacccactaaaataattgatggtgtggaatcaaccaaatccgaaaaagaatgggatgaggttgacaagaaaatggctcaactaaatgcaaaagtcatgaatgtcttatattatgctctggatgctaatgaattcaattatatttcaacatatatgtcaactaagaaaatatgagatagattagaagtaactcatgaaagaactaatcaagtgaaggaataaaaattaacatgcttgtgcataaatatgaactttttaaaatggagcatgatgaatcaataactgaagtgtttactcattttactgatattattaatgatctaaaaagtcttggtaagtcttattctaatagtgatctcgtgagaaagattcttaggtctttaccaaggacttgggaggccaaagtgaccgcaattcaagaagccaaagatctgaatatcttacccttggaggagcttctaggatcgctgatgacacacgagctaagcatgaaacaacatcaagaagaagatgtcaaaaagaagaggataatcatcctcaaatctactgctcaacctgatgaggaatccgatgatacagaaaatgaagagcaggatgaagaaatggccctcattactagaaggtttaaaaatttttaaagaaaagaagataagaaatgaggaagaggccacctacaaaaggagaacatagtaaagagaaggataaggaacaacctcttatttgttatgaatgtaagaaactgagatactttaagtctgaatgcccacaactgaagaaaggtcccaagaagtacaagaaaaaggccatgatggctacatggagcggaagtgatgagtcaagctctgaagaagaagattcaaatgaacaaaccaacttgtgccttatggcacatgaaaatgaggtaaacactgaaactttattgactttacctttgaagaacttcatgaagcattttatgatctaattgatgaactaaaaagcTAGgggaaagaacaaagaattaaaatcgaagaatcaatctttactaaaagaaaatgagattatttcaaatgaaaaatcaatcatgtctcaaaaaaatctgaacttaaaaaatgagattgtcaagttaaaactaatagttgaaaagttcactttaagttcaaataaacttcaaatgatacttgacaatcaaaagaccatttatgataaagctggtcttggatataaccctttaaagaaataaaaacttctgaaaaatatctttatgaactcatcatgcaataaattttcaaatatgacTTCTTTAAAttagtaaagtaggacacaaatcctattcatatttttctaataaatctaaaaattctaatgtaaagaaaatatggattccaaaaagaaccattatgactaaccaaaaaggatccaagaaaatttgggtacctaaagtcaaaatttgattcttgtatgtaggtgtgtcatGCATCCCAAGAACAAAtcaaaaatagtatcttgatagcgggtgctcaagacacatgactagtgatgaatctcaattcatcacacttgatgctaaaaatgaagggatggtcacctttggagataatggcaaagaaaagatcatcggtataggtaacattggtatcactccctccaagtatattgaaaatattttattagtagaaggtttaaaacataatctattaagcaacaatcaattttgtgataaaggatacaaagtcatttttgaatcttcattttgcatagtaactagtcctattaacgaaggcattaaatttgttgggcatagacatggtaatgtttatatggtagatttgaatgatctttccaaaataaacatgcaatgtctagtagccttgaatatcaagattaatgagactagttggctttggtatcgtaggcttgcacatattagcatgcattcactttcaaaacttattaaaaaggaattggttatcggcttacccaaattaaattttgaaaaggatagaatttgtgatgcatgccaactgggtaaacaaacaagagtctcattcaaatctaaaaatatttgttttaacttctaggctattagaactattgcacatggatttatttggacccactagaactactagtctaggtggaaaatgatatgattttgtaattattgatgatttctcttgttttacatgggtcttctttttggcacataaggatgaattttttcatattttctcaaaattttatcaaaaaatcataaataaaaaagatttttcaatttaaaatattcgaagtgatcatagaactgaatttgaaaatcaagattttaaaaagttttgtgatgaaaaaggtattgacaataatttttcagcacttaggacaccccaacaaaatgggatagtagaaagaaaaaatagaaccttagaagaaatggtctgtaccatgctatgtgaaagcaacctcccaagatatttttgggcagaagcaattaacacggcatgttacatgttaaattatactttaattaaatcaattttaaagaaaactccctatgagctttggaaagaaagaaaatcaaatattacatattttcatatttttagttaccgatgttttgttttgaacaatgataaagaaagactagaaaaaattgatgcaaaattcgatgaagtaatttttcttggttactcctcttctagcaaagttcTTAGAGTTttaacaaaaaaactttagtagtagaggagtcaatacatattatttttgataaaactaacgatcttccttcaaagaagaatgaaggtattgatgatgcagatcctcttatagaagggatgaaggagatcactctaaaagactcaacaattcaaaatgatgaagaacaTAAAAATAAACAGGATGATGAatgtgaagaacaataagaacaacctcaaggtacaaatgatctacccaaagaatggaggtatgatcacaatcacctcaagaaactaacgttggtgatcctacacatggaataagaactcgttctttacttagagatgcatacaatcattttgcatttgtctCTCATCTTAAACCTAAAACCATatatgaagctaaaaaagattataattagataaatgcaatgcaagaagaacttaattaatttgaaagaaatcatgtatggactttagtatcaagacctaaaaattattcagtaattagcacaaaatgggtatataagaataaattggatgaacataaaaatgtgataagaaataaaataagattagttgcaaaaggttataatcaagaagaaaaaattgattttgatgagatctttgtaccttttgctagattagaagtaattagacttctacttgcatatgcttgctttatgaattttaagttattccaaatgaatgtcaaaagtgcttttctaaatggatatattactgaagaagtttatgtagaacaacctctagattttgaaaattatactttttctaatcatatttttaaattaaacaaagcattatatagtttgaaacaagcacctagggtttggtatgaaaggctaagcaaatttttacttaataatgatttttcaagaaaaaatatagacacaatctttttcattaaaagaagtcaagatgatatcttagttattcaaatatatatcgatgacattatttttggatctactaatgaaactctttgtcaagattttgctaagctcatgtagggagagtttgagatgagcatgatgggagaacttacattcttcctcggacttcaaatcaaacaaacaaagaaagaaatctccatcactcaaagcaaatatacaagagaactactcaaaagatttggaatggagaactccaaagcaattggtacacccatgagcccatcatgtaagcttgacaaagacgAAGAAggaaaaaatatagacttaaaattttatagaggcatgattggttctctattatatttgattgctagtagatcagatattatatttagtgtttatctttgtgctcactttcaatcaaatccaaaagaatcacacttgaatttagttaaaagaatccttagatatttaaatggtacacaaatactaggactatgatattctaaaaattcatcaattgacttaataggatattcagatgttgattttgctggatatagattagatagaaaaaatactagtgaaacttatcaatttcttggagttaacttaatctcttagtttagcaagaagtaaaatttggtagcactgtctacggtcgaggccgaatacattgcagtcagaaGTTGTTATGGtcagatcttgtggattaagcaacaacttgaggattttgacatcaaactcaatgaaactcccataagatgtgataacactagtactataaatctaactaaaaatctaattcagcattctagatcaaaatatattgaaattagacatcatttcataagagaacatgtccaaaataaagatataattcttgactatgtttgtactgaaaaataattggctgacatctttactaaggccttaagtgaagatagattttatgaaattaggagagaactaagaatccttgatccatcagctttagTATTTCTCTGATTCcaagttcttaatgccaaaattcattgaaccaaatttattgagctcaatttttattttttttgggggctcaaaagctcaaaactatccttcacatgATTAATATCtgggtaaacatctttctctcagagtttcaa
Coding sequences within it:
- the LOC105046953 gene encoding cysteine-rich repeat secretory protein 38-like → MASNLPTPSHLLTKLPQVLFLSALFTTIYAHHGATQTPIYVCDTDSSYTTNSTYHSNLNLLLPSLSSATRSTGFATLSKGQPPDQVFGLALCRGDVSQDECRSCLSTADQDLLHLRPSGKSAAIWPENCFLRYSNRSFSSSLSDDISFSEIVCDVGNVSEPTRFEHLVSELLNN